TTAGAATTTTTACAACTTCTCACTTTTAATAATTCGCCATGTAGATGTAGAACGTTTGTACTTCCTGCCCGTTCATGTAAATCATCCACATTTTGAGTGATAATGAATACCTCAAAATCAGTTTCTAATTCTACTAAAATATGATGTCCTGCATTTGGATGAACATCAAACAATTGCCTGCGCCTTTGATTATAAAAATCTAAAACAAATTCAGGATTTTTTTTCCATCCTTCAGGACTTGCAACTTCCATAACATTATGTCCTTCCCACAATCCATCACTATCACGAAAGGTTTTTATACCACTTTCAGCACTAATTCCAGCTCCCGTTAAAACGACTAGTTTCTTTTTCATTTGTCTTGATTCATAAGTCTATAAAACTACTCTTTTTTAGTATTTTTGCCAAAAAAAAGACTGCAATGATTGACATCGATTACCTTAATTTTCTAGAAAATATATTGACTGATAACCGCAAAGAAAAATTTTTGAAGGTATTACAAAACAGAACCAATCATTTTACAATAGCGGTTGAAGATGTTTTTCAAATGCATAATACAAGTGCTGTTATGCGCAGTTGTGAAGTTTTTGGAATACAGGAATTAAACATAATTGAGCAGCGTTATGGAAAGAGTATTGATAAGGAAATTGCTATGGGTGCTCAGAAATGGGTGGATATTAATACTTTCGATAGTGTTACAAATTGTATTGAAACTCTTAAAGGAAAAGGTTATCAAATTATTGCTACAACACCGCATGAAAATGATTGTTTGATGGATGATTTTGATATTTCGAAACCAAGCGCACTATTTTTTGGTACAGAACGCGATGGTTTATCAGAAGAAATTCTACAAAAAGCAGATGGTTTTCTTAAAATTCCGATGGTAGGTTTTACCGAAAGCCTTAATATATCTGTTTCTGCAGCTATTATTATTCAGAATTTAACGAATCGATTACGCAATTCAAATATTGATTGGCATTTATCAGATGATGAAATTTTAGCAAAACGTTTGGCTTGGGCAAAAAACTCTATTAAAGACATTAAAAGAATTGAAGCTCGTTATTTTTTAGAAAACAATAAGTAGATGTGTTTTCAATATTAATTATATGTAAATTCTTAGTTTTTCTAATTTAGTTTTGGGCTTTATACAAAGTTTAATCTGTATTTTTGTTACAATAATTCATTTTGATAATAAAGTATGTTATGAAAAAAATAATGTTGTTTTTGGTTTTATGTATTGTTGTAAATGCTCGTGCGCAGCAACGTCCTAAATTAGTAGTTGGAATTGTAGTTGATCAAATGAAAATGGAGTATTTATACCGTTTTTCAAATGATTTTTCTCAAAATGGATTTAAGAGATTAATGGATAATGGGTACACTTTTCATAATATGAATTATAACTATGTGCCTACATATACTGCTCCAGGACATGCTTCTATTTATACCGGAACGACACCGTCTACTCACGGAATTGTAGGGAATGAGTGGTTTAATAGAACACTAGGAAAAGACATGTATTGTACAGATGATGCTTCCGTACAAACACTGGGTGATGGTACGGAAAAAGAAGGTGCAATGTCTCCCAAAAATTTGTTGACAACGACGATTACTGATGAATTGCGTATGGCAACTAACTTTAAAGGTAAAGTAATTGGTATGAGTATAAAAGATCGTGGCGCTATTTTACCAGCGGGACATTTTGCTAATTGGGCTTTTTGGTATAGTAAAACGGGTGCTTTTATCTCTAGTACTTTTTATGGCTCAAAATTACCAGATTGGGTTACTCAATTTAATGAAGAAAAAAAATATATGGATTACATCAATAAAGGATGGAGTTTATTAAAACCTTTGTCTTCTTATAATGAAAGTCTTCCTGATGACAATCCTTACGAAGGAAAAATTGATAAATCAACAGGTCCAGTATTTCCATACGATTTAAGTAAAATATATAAAGAAAAAGGAGGGGATGCTTTGCGTACAACTCCTTTTGGGAATGATTTCTTAGCTGATTTTGCCATGAAAGCTATTGAAAAAGAAGAACTTGGTAAAGATGAAATTACAGATTTTTTGACCGTAAGCTTCTCTTCTACAGATTATGTGGGGCATACTTTTGGCCCTCGTTCTATGGAGTTGCAAGACACTTATTTGAGACTTGATCAAACAATTGCTAATTTCTTAACCTATTTAGATAAAACGGTAGGAAAAGATAATTACTTACTTTTTTTAACAGCAGATCATGCTGGAGCTGAAAACGCAAACTATTTAAAAGATAATAAATATAATGTCAAAAATGTCCCTTCGAAAGATATAGTTGAAGCCCTAAAAAAATATTCTGTAGATAATTTTGGCGTTGATTTGGTTTTAGATTATTCGAATTTCAATCTTTTTTTTAATAAAGGAATTATTAAAGAGAGGGGGTTAGAGTTATCTACAATTAAACAAAGTTTCAAAGACTTTTTGATGACGCAAGAGCAAGTTAAACGTGTTTATACTGAAGAGGAAATCTTAGCATCTTCTGGAGATGATTATTTTTTGAGTTTTATTGCTAGAGGATATGACCCAAAGCAAAATGGTGATATCGTTATTCTAGATAAGGCTGGATTTATGGAATATTATGCTACGGGAACTACTCATGGAACGCCAAATAGCTATGATACACATGTTCCTTTGCTTTTTTACGGTTGGCATGTTCCCAAAGGGGAATTGCACGCAAAAAAATACATTACGCAAATAGCACCTACACTTTCACAAATGCTGAAAATTCCGTTTACGAATGGAACTGAAGCAGAGGTCTTAGAAACTATTTTGGATAAGAAATGATTTTCATTTAATTTTAAAACAAAAATTCCGTCTCATTGAGACGGAATTTTTGTTTTAAAATGAGAAACTAATTTAATTATTGATTCCTGTTGAAATACATTGTTGAATTATCTTCAAAGAACACAACTTTGACAATGTCTTTGTGGTTTATGAGTTGTCCAATTAAAAATCCGAATTGATCACTACCAAAAAGCGTATTCGCATCTGTAAAATTCCACTTAGCTATATCACCATTATTTCCTCTGAAATAACCAATAAATTTTCCTTTTAAAACTTTATGATTTTTCAATTCAATTTCAATTAATCTATTAGTAATACTAAAATATTTAGTAAAGAGTGCTAATGATGAATCAGAATCCATTATTGTCTTATTTTTCGATCTAATTTAATATTAGTTATAGGCTGATAAACTAATGGTATTTGTTCTACTTCAACATCAGATTTCTCTAAGCCAAATGCTTTTTCATCACTTAATCCCATTCGTTTAAGTAAAAAATAAGTGTTTAGTAACATGCCTTCACGTAGTGCAAATTCATTCTCTATTGATAAAAATTTCTCGATGACTACAAATTTGAAATCGGGTTCACTATTGTATTTGCTAGATCCATCTGGTCGAATGTGTAAATTAAGTTCTTTGTTAGCAACCAATTCTTTAACGATATTTTTGAAATACAGTTCCGTTTTTGGCTGAATTCTAAATCCAACGTTGATATTTACTTTTATTACTTTGTCGTCAACCAATTCGGATACATCGTACGATAGTGTGAAGGGATCTTCAGTACGATTGAGGTGTAAAAACCAATATACATCGGCACGTTTTGGTTTTTTAGCAAAAATTGATTTGATGATTTTTTCTTCAATTTCATGTCTTCGATCTGCTTTTGATAGGTAAATTAGATGAGTTGCAAATTTTGGAATAGCATCGTCTTCACTTAGCTCAGTTAGTGTACTACTATATTTACCTAATTCGACAAATTTAGTGAATCTATTATTGATTTTTCTAGAGAAAAACCAAACGTACATTACTGTAAAGATGAAGAGTTCAAAAAACAAGAACATCCAACGTTCTTTAATTTTGGCAACATTTGCAATGAAAAAGGCAATCTCAATAGTACCAAAGACGCTTAAGAACAAAATAACTTTTAGTTTGTTCCATTTCAATCTGTAATTGATAAAAAAGCTTAGCAAGTAAGTAGTCATCAACATGGTAATAGTTATGGAGAATCCATAAGCAGCCTCCATGTGTGCACTTTCTTTAAAATACACC
Above is a window of Flavobacterium sp. 123 DNA encoding:
- a CDS encoding NAD-dependent deacylase, which translates into the protein MKKKLVVLTGAGISAESGIKTFRDSDGLWEGHNVMEVASPEGWKKNPEFVLDFYNQRRRQLFDVHPNAGHHILVELETDFEVFIITQNVDDLHERAGSTNVLHLHGELLKVRSCKNSNCILDWKEDLNLGHMDPNGNQLRPHIVWFGEEVPALEQAIRITQNADYFAVIGTSLQVYPAAGLIDFTKKNIPVFYIDPKPIKIPNLKNPLEVIPEIASQGVKTLKKKLLRLI
- a CDS encoding RNA methyltransferase — encoded protein: MIDIDYLNFLENILTDNRKEKFLKVLQNRTNHFTIAVEDVFQMHNTSAVMRSCEVFGIQELNIIEQRYGKSIDKEIAMGAQKWVDINTFDSVTNCIETLKGKGYQIIATTPHENDCLMDDFDISKPSALFFGTERDGLSEEILQKADGFLKIPMVGFTESLNISVSAAIIIQNLTNRLRNSNIDWHLSDDEILAKRLAWAKNSIKDIKRIEARYFLENNK
- the pafA gene encoding alkaline phosphatase PafA, translating into MKKIMLFLVLCIVVNARAQQRPKLVVGIVVDQMKMEYLYRFSNDFSQNGFKRLMDNGYTFHNMNYNYVPTYTAPGHASIYTGTTPSTHGIVGNEWFNRTLGKDMYCTDDASVQTLGDGTEKEGAMSPKNLLTTTITDELRMATNFKGKVIGMSIKDRGAILPAGHFANWAFWYSKTGAFISSTFYGSKLPDWVTQFNEEKKYMDYINKGWSLLKPLSSYNESLPDDNPYEGKIDKSTGPVFPYDLSKIYKEKGGDALRTTPFGNDFLADFAMKAIEKEELGKDEITDFLTVSFSSTDYVGHTFGPRSMELQDTYLRLDQTIANFLTYLDKTVGKDNYLLFLTADHAGAENANYLKDNKYNVKNVPSKDIVEALKKYSVDNFGVDLVLDYSNFNLFFNKGIIKERGLELSTIKQSFKDFLMTQEQVKRVYTEEEILASSGDDYFLSFIARGYDPKQNGDIVILDKAGFMEYYATGTTHGTPNSYDTHVPLLFYGWHVPKGELHAKKYITQIAPTLSQMLKIPFTNGTEAEVLETILDKK